The DNA window GAAAACTAAATAGGAATACATgacacaatcttatccgtccattcgatatttaataaatgttggATTGGTGAATAAGATTGTGACACGTGGATGTCcattagtataaagggtatatatgttcTAGTATTTGGACGGCAGTGACACCATtctcaaaagtatgacggagggtatctacataccatttacgatagttcggagatatatttgtccttttgaTATACCTCTACCATTTCATAAATAGCTTAGATATACCCTTTTATCTAATGAAAGtgaaaacaataattttatttcaacaatatatatttaaggATACATTTTAATCCTTTTAGCAAAGTTTAGGATATATGTAATCATTCtcacacataaaaaaatttaaaaatgtaatgGCTAATTTGAATTAtcatcataaaaattatataattaaattcaacATTAGCTATGGACCATATACCAtagtatttattaatatcaacTAGGTGTAAGTGAGAGTAATTTCCTTGAATAGTCACCCAAGTTTGGAAAATTACCTTGAAAtatcacttatgtttgttttaggacCACAATATCATCCAACTTTACctcttttcctcaaaatatacttacacaaaaaaaattatctctcTCCTAATAGGATGTCATGTCACATTAttcctttttcattattaacatttttttaaaaaaaatttagacaaCCCATATTacctagtaaaaaaaaattacatagccCAAAAATTTCTACCTTAGTTCTAGGGGATTAGGCGGCAAATCCAAATATGAGCTCCTccaattcttcaagaaaatatgTGGCTTCCTCCGATTTTTCAAGCGTGATAATGTTTTTATATGGACACTAATGGGCAATGGCACCTTTTTGTTGAGTCCGGAGCCAAAAgtgtaactttttttctttaaaaaacaaaaagggcacattaaaaaaaaaattaaaccaaaaggGAAAAATCGCTCCTGACGGAGCGATTTTGTTCTGACAAAAATTGACGCCACTCcactaaaagaaataaaaatctctgccgattttctcaaaaaaatattttttctttaaaatcgctgctataacagcatttttatattaaaaaaattaaaagaaaaatcgcTGCTATTGCAgcgattttgtttaagaaatttttttttaaaaaaagtcctgaattgtttaagaaattttttttaaaaaaaaaaaaatcctaccCTTGCagagaatttaataaaaattaaaaaaataaataaaactgaaGCCAACGATTTTCATAaaaagcttttttaaaaaaaatctttaccCTTTTagcaatttaaatgaaaattaaaactgAAAATTGTTGCTTCGGCAtcgattttttctttaaaaaacttattattttttttaaatggctGCCGCcggaaatttatgtaatttaaaacttgttctttatgttttttttttaattccttaacaAAAAATCACTACTATAGCAGcgaattcactttttttttaattttatttttataaaaacgtTGCTATAGCAtcgattttaaagaaataataatttatttattttttgagaaaatcgcTGCCAAATACagcgatttttatttcttttaacggAACGGCGTCAATTTTTGTCAGAAGAAAATCAATCCGTCAGGAgggattttgcccttttggttaattttttttttttgatgtgccctttttgtgttttgaaggaaaaaaatgaccCTTTTAGCTTCGGACTCcctttttgttgatattttaattcattagaGTAATAAGGTAACCATATTGTCAAACTACAAAGgatataatgtttttaaagaattttaaaaaatgttgataataaaaaaggaattaaaaaaatgttaataataaaaaaggaataatgtgacatggcatcctattaggagagagataatattttttttgtatcaagtatattttgaggaaaaaaggtaaagttgggtgatattatggtcctaaaacaaacataagtgataTTTCTAGGTAATTTTccaaacatgggtgactatcCAGGGAAATTACTCGTGTAAGTGATATAGTCCATTACGTCAAATGACcggaaaaataaataagaaaggCCCCACACTACACCCCTACGCCCAGGCAACCCACTATACCTATCCCCCACGCCCCCTCTCTACTCAACTCCATTCAAGCAAAGCAATTTCACCATTATCTCCATCTCTCTCTTCTCAAATCTCAATCCAAATCctcacttcttcatcttcacctGTAATCTCTCCCAcaaaccctaatccctaaacctcctttcttcttctccccATTTTTAAGCTCCTTTCAATGGTACTTTCACTCTAAATTCTCCCCTTCCCCATTTCCCCTTTTGTGCTTTTTCTTCACAATGTTCAAATACTACATCCTTATCCCATCTCTTACACTTCTTATCTCTATTCCAATCATCTTTTACTTAGCCCCATCAATTCTTCCTCAACGACAAATACCCATTTCTCTCCCTGATGAACTCGACGATCTTTCCCTTTTCCACAAAGCCATCGCCGCCGATTCCACTTTTCTCAAAAAACCATCCCGGAAACACCCTTCCAACAAATTCCGTCTTGGTTCCACCACCGTACGCCGCCCTAAAATCGCTTTTCTCTTTTTAACGAATTCAGATTTACATTTTGAACCCTTGTGGCACAAGTTCTTCAATGCGTCTGATCCACATCTGTATAATATCTACATTCACGCTGACCCTACAGTGAAAATTACTCCTCCAACGGGTGTTTTTGCGGATAGATTTATACATGCGAAGAGAACTCAGCGCTCCTCACCGACGCTTATCTCAGCCGCACGCCGCCTTCTTGCTCACGCTTTGCTTGATGACCCAGATAATGCTTATTTTGCTCTTATCTCTCAGCATTGTATACCTTTGCACTCGTTTAAttacttttacaattttctATTGGATACCCAGAAATTATCTAGGAAGATGGAGTTTCCTAGTTATATAGAGATTCTTACGGAATCTCCTTCATTATTAGATAGGTATAATGCTAGAGGGGAAAATGTGATGGAACCAGAAGTTAGTTTTGATAAATTCCGAGTTGGGTCACAGTTTTTTGTTATTACAAGAAAGCATTCATTGATGGTGATTAAGGATAGTAAGCTATGGAGGAAATTTAAGAAGCCTTGTGTAAAAATCCAGTCTTGTTATCCTGAAGAACACTATTTTCCTACTTTGTTATCAATGGAGGATCCTAATGGCTGTACTCGTCACACATTGACTCGGGTGAATTGGACCGACTCAGTTGGTGGACATCCCCATACTTATCAGCCACCCGAAGTTTCCCCTGAGCTGATTTACAAGCTCAGAGAGTCGAATTCAACGTATTCTTACATGTTTGCAAGAAAGTTCTCTCCGGATAGCTTGAAATTGTTGATGGAAATGGCGGATTCCGTCATTTTTAAGGACTAaaacttctttttcttggtaagttttcttctttccttttttgtgatttttttcagTTGAGTTTTGGTGAATTTACTTGGTAGATTTGGTGATTTGAGATTGACGACTGTTATAGTGTTTTGGAAAGTATTACTAGTAATATCACTAGACTAAAGCTAGTTTAACATACTCGAAGTGTGAACAATTTGAGTGGTGAATCTTTTCAAGGTGgtttcttttttcccttttatggTGATGAGACATTTTTAGAATCTTACTAgattagatattttaaattgCTGAGCATATTAGGTGAATTGGAGCTGTTCAATATGTGAAGATAGTTATGTTTTCACTAACTTTATGTGAACTTCTCTTAAACTAGTAATTGTGAACTGTCATGTGTAACCATTTTCTATAAACATTCTATGAATCAATGCTTAGATATTGTAGaaaatcttgaaaattttattctttctttctttgtcgCATACTCACATTAACGCTCACAAGTCTTGAATAACAATTAACAACCTAAAGAAAAAGTTCCCCCCATTGAATTAGTATTTAATTGTTAAATTTGGACACAACTTTTTAGTCTTCTTTGGTATCTTTTGGGCGGCTGAATGGAAAATCTCCCATGAGTCAAAGAAACAACAAGAAGGAAATTATGTCTTATGTAAAGAAGATAGTAGGTAAATTATGGCATCTGCCGTTGATACCAGTGGATTTGGACTGGGAAAGTTAGACCAGATGTCTCAATCATCACTTTGAAACAAACTATGGCCAATTTTCTTATAAAAGGTGTTGGATTTTTGGTGTAAAACATTAAAACCTAAGTGTCAATGAAGCTAAAGAGATAACAAATGCGTTGGCGAATTGGTGATCTGATGCTATTTGAACTGAACCATGTTCggttttcatttatttttagtttacaGCTGACGACGAAGAGGAGAAATCTAATGCAAATTGTGATGTTGTGAAGACAAAAGACACATCTTAGAGGAGTATCATGTGGGAACGAGGTCTTGAAGGGTTTGTCAAAAAGAATGCCCTCAGCCTAAGTAACCCCAAAATGAATTCAACTACAAGCTTTGAATGAGCTTTCAAAGAAAGCAACAGAAAACAATCAATAGTCAAAAGGTACTGTTGAGGTGTAATCTgcttaagttcttttttttattttttttatttaggcgTTCAGTATTCCATTTGGTCGACTAAGGAGTTAAAGTGCTCCCTACCAAGCTGATCGATCTCTACTCGAGCTCGAGTCCAATCTGGTTAAATTTCTAGTTGTAGCATATGCGGGATTCAAGGAGAGGATGCCGTTAGGCTCTTCCCTTTGATGTGTAGTGTGTGTTCCTCTTGTACATATATACTAAGAAAATTTGGGTGAATCATGAGTGGATGATTAGAGGGATGTtgttgtgaatgttcaatgatGAACTGAGCCATAAGCAAATAAAGAAAGGGCTAAATCTTAGTCTTCTTCTCCAAGTTATTTATCCTCATATTGAGCCTCTTTTCCCTCCTTTTGCACTCAATACATCATTTTCTTTACTTTGGTTATAGGTTATTCCAAtgaatgttttctttttttgctaGTTGATTATTTAAGGTAATACTTCCTCAAATTCAACTATAATTGCAAGCAATAGAAAATAAATGTCGAGTATGATAACTTACCTGGAGCAATTCACgttttatgtgtattatgtTACATAAGACACGTGTTTGTCTGGTTAATTTTATATCAGCTTAAGTATTTATTTGTGCACCCACACCCAAAGTTTGAAGTCAAATTAAATGGTAGACAGTGTTAAAAGAAGTGAGCTTTCAAAGTTACGGTTCAAATACTAACTTTTAAAGTTTGAGCTACTAATCACGATCTTGAATTTTTGGTTCTGCTACTGGTAAAGTTTTGATTCGAGTCTTTGAGTATAGAGAAAATTTTGTTGGAAGTGTCACTCCCGAATGGTTCCGGATACTAGTGGGAAAAAAAAGGTTATGGTTTGAGATAAGTGGGAGTTGCACTTTGTTAACtaatttgaatcttgaaataatttaatgaaGTCTAATTTTAGACCACACGAACAAACCAAATGTTTAAATTGAAGCGTGATATCTTTGCCCTAATAGGGCATGCTTCACGACCGCAAAaagttttagaaaagaaaagggcCATGTGAGGGATCaaaaaaggaatattttttattcacgTTCGTTATtacattaaattatatttatttattacacaCAAGTGATAATTTAAGgcaaaatttatattaattactttaaatttaaatataacaGTACATGAGAAGATGTTATGCATTTATTGAATTACGATAAACATTCAATGTGAACTGAAGCTTTGTAGCTAATTTGTCCGTTTGCACATAAgatatgaaaattaaattaatataaagctCAAGTTTTATTTGAACAtgcaatttaaattttgtaagttATATTTGTTTCATTAATATAGAAACTTAACAAATTCAATCTTACCATATGAGTAAAGGTATAATTTATAAACAAGAGATTGAACTATTCTAAGAAATCTCATTAATCTTTATGTTCTTTTACAAACAAATGTCTGTAATTACAAACCTTTAAATacacaaaattttataaaaaaattcactaatcaaccataataataattagttcttttttaatataatctttTTACACGATACAAATAAGCTCTTCTTAATTACCGCATACGagtcttttgttaaaaaattaaatcatcaatattcttttaaataaaaattatgagttaagttcacatttgaatgaaatttgaaatttgaaatcctttttttttttaaaaaaaaattatgatttttcttaatttataatttcaaatcataTATCTAAACAATGTTTTgacatataattttatatcgATGGTCCAAACACAAACTTAATGATGGAGCATTCGATAAACATAAAAACTTGAAGGGTCGAGAGGTGTAGTTCAAAGTTTACTCTTACATCACTGTTGCCAAATGGATAAATGTGTCCACTGTGCATGTCATATAACATGTCCTACCTGCCTTTGTTGGCTCGTttgattgaaaataaattatcacaaaataatttatcttaaaattaattatttcaattttattattctactcttattataaaattaaaataatattataatctccaaaacataatttttttttgagcattgctatatttcatttttgggtcatatttcattcaattcttaacaaattcaaatttatgtaGTTATcatactaaataaaaataaaaataaatagtcacAGTTCAATTTATGTCATTATCATTTCGTTATATTATTATCGCCATATAAATCTTAGATAACATATTATTTCTGAATACAATATTAATAGGTTGAAAATTGACCTAATAGTAAATTAAAACTATTGTATCAAATATTCTTTTAACCCTATTTTTAGAGTTTGCattgtttttaagaaataatagatCTTGTTCGATAATTTTTGTTTACCTTAATTTCTTTTGACACATTTTCTCGctataatttcatatatatatatatatatagacattaATTTATTTACGTAGttaatatttgatatatttatattaaatccttgcaaaaataatcaaatatgcGTATATTTTAACCTCTCCATTCATTATGAGATTTCACAACTTCATGATCTAGCATTTTGATACAATACAATGTATGAGAAATTAAAggaataaaaatacataataaaaagattaaaaataaaataaaataatatgaatgaATCTTAACCAATCTGAATAGCATTATCTTAAGCCAAGCCAGCTCTCATCCCATATGTATTTGTCAGGCTGAATCAGTTCCACACACGCGCCGCCCCTGCGCGTCCGACGGAGTTCTTCTTTTTCACCCAATCAACGAGGGCACTGCTCCCGTTGAAATCGGAACCggttattttacaaaaaaaaaagagaaatctGACGACGGCACAAAACTGCTGTACTCCATGCATTAATGCTTGTACAATTGTGAAAACAAAGGGTAAATCATGCAGCAGGACTTGTACCTTGAGAGGTAAAGAATGAAGTCCACCGTAGTCACATTTCTTCTAAACCATTCACATCAGATGAGAGAGACAGAGATAGTATCCCCAGAAAAATACGTATGAATCTATAGATTCATATAAATacttttagagagagaaaacgAGTGATGGAAGATTGGACAGAGAAGGaggtttagagagagaaagtgtTCGGATTGATCCTGCTATTGTATTCCTCGAAGACCGccttgaagttttttttttcagggaagaagagagagaaggaaaaacctagaattttctctcttttggtGTGTAATTTTTTCGGAAAACTTGGATGTATTTGAATCAGAGGATCTAGGGACTGGGAATTGTGATTTTCGACATTTGTGGTTTGAATTGGATTGGAAATGGTGATCCAAAGTGGATATGATTGAGGATTGTAGCTCCAATAAGCTTAGGAATCTAGGGTTTCGAGGTGAGGGATATGGATGTGGATTCAACGATGTCATCAGAATCCGATCACGCAGAGAATAAAGGCGCGTCGTCGGAGCAGCTAAACGGCCAGTCATCAGCCGGGGGATCTCCGCCGGAGACTCCTAAGGATGAGCAGCAGCCGGCAACTTCTCAGCCTCAGCAGCAGCAGGGCAGTACTCCGGTGGCGGGGCCGAGGTGTGCTCCGACATATTCTGTGGTGCACGCAGTTATGGAGAAGAAGGAGGATGGTCCAGGGCCAAGGTGTGGGCATACGTTAACGGCTGTACCGGCTGTTGGAGAGGAAGGTAGCCCCAATTACATTGGTCCTAGGCTTATTCTCTTTGGTGGGGCAACTGCTCTTGAAGGGAATTCTGCTGGTTCAGGGACTCCTTCTTCTGCTGGAAGTGCTGGAATTCGTACGTTTCCTCCAATTCTCTTAATTATCCAACTTGACAGACCTGTTTTCTAGGCAATCCATGGACAATTTTTGGATTTGATTAGAATATGGTTTACATTCCAGTTGTGTAGATTAAAAGCAATGAATGAAGTGACCAATTGATAGAAGAGGTCTTAATTGCAGGTTTAGCTGGGGCTACTGCTGATGTGCACTGCTATGATGTTTTGACAAATAAATGGTCTAGGTAAGTGGCTATTGGTGTCACTGTAAGCTACATTCTAATT is part of the Solanum stenotomum isolate F172 chromosome 8, ASM1918654v1, whole genome shotgun sequence genome and encodes:
- the LOC125872990 gene encoding glycosyltransferase BC10-like gives rise to the protein MFKYYILIPSLTLLISIPIIFYLAPSILPQRQIPISLPDELDDLSLFHKAIAADSTFLKKPSRKHPSNKFRLGSTTVRRPKIAFLFLTNSDLHFEPLWHKFFNASDPHLYNIYIHADPTVKITPPTGVFADRFIHAKRTQRSSPTLISAARRLLAHALLDDPDNAYFALISQHCIPLHSFNYFYNFLLDTQKLSRKMEFPSYIEILTESPSLLDRYNARGENVMEPEVSFDKFRVGSQFFVITRKHSLMVIKDSKLWRKFKKPCVKIQSCYPEEHYFPTLLSMEDPNGCTRHTLTRVNWTDSVGGHPHTYQPPEVSPELIYKLRESNSTYSYMFARKFSPDSLKLLMEMADSVIFKD